In Drosophila santomea strain STO CAGO 1482 chromosome 3L, Prin_Dsan_1.1, whole genome shotgun sequence, a single window of DNA contains:
- the LOC120449336 gene encoding structural maintenance of chromosomes protein 5 gives MAGDRTLSSKQLTGRIHSVYCKDFVSYSEITFHPKHYLNVLTGPNGSGKSTIVSAIILGLGGEPILLDRSASVADYIQSNKTSATIIVRVYGRTPNTTETFRRVINSNGSSIFSVNDKDTSKKNFLAAVSSYNIQVSNLCQFLPQDRVQDFSKMNPQELLLNTMSSVCDDELTNSFTLLKQMRAQQANANANREKEKSDLVKKQKRLEHLQMTVAQYKEREEVKQNLQVYSAKKLWVETQAGETKAAEMKALVKKAKTQSDKLKDQHDKLVQAQEQIQTKKVSLRESCLEKTRLLEKAVSEKTAIENQLDSLKQGIGEKKYELEQSIQKSLRTATECDKLNQLVENKIYELETLNKSRPQIVSELERTKESCAAARAKAMEQYNRRKQLEQKLNDEKIPEITAYKHKIERLRNVKMQKIEEIRVRNPNLVTAMNWLAQNKQRYKLTVYDPMILELTVENHEDAKYLENVVSQRDLFAFACEDKEDMSDLINELCVKQKLGVNVIYCAPADRLMYCPKVPIGDLRSFGFRSYLVDLVTGPIPLINKLCASYSIHNIPIGTESVSNYTSSIPKTIRVYFGGSKKFVVTASRYRSDTILTESTIRAKNQLITVDAQQLALVMKQCSEAVRESDSIKNAITKTDNEFERLQTVAKDEQEKRRKLDQKITHFNNLKMEIETLKKKLKALQSNNTLDSLKTNFYKSLQIDLKKIVETEAKLCTYLQSVERLMIEKKLAHARASVYMLQHESQYDALSESEQQSKAATRDFQQLLQGLENQISDVNKRKSDVQRLCDGELPTSSKFPFKKEFRELESIDLPGLREAIHDFQARLECMKSVNSEAIDSYQQLHNEVQQLEEGIQESVNQAKSMEQEMSSLYNKWEPKLNSLVDTISTKFSEFMEAIEYVGEVVLFKTDKYDFDSYGIQIMVQFRRGLQLQALDKFIQSGGERAVSIAIYSLSLQHVTHVPFRCVDEINQGMDATNERHIFDLLLKEATKHGSAQYLFVTPKLLRDLNYNEHLCVSIVHNSKTVSHGMKFPKT, from the exons ATGGCGGGAGATCGTACCTTAAGTTCCAAGCAACTGACCGGTCGCATACACTCCGTGTACTGTAAAGATTTCGT CTCCTACAGCGAGATAACATTCCATCCAAAGCACTACCTGAATGTCCTGACCGGTCCAAATGGCAGTGGCAAGTCCACCATTGTATCGGCCATCATTTTGGGCCTGGGAGGGGAACCGATTCTCCTTGATCGCTCCGCCAGCGTTGCTGACTACATACAGAGCAACAAAACCTCGGCCACCATAATTGTCCGGGTTTACGGACGCACGCCCAACACCACGGAGACCTTTCGGCGCGTCATAAACTCGAATGGCTCGTCCATCTTCTCCGTGAACGACAAGGACACCTCCAAGAAGAACTTCCTTGCCGCCGTGTCCTCCTATAATATACAAGTCAGCAACTTGTGCCAGTTTCTCCCTCAGGATCGGGTTCAG GACTTCTCCAAGATGAATCCCCAAGAGCTTTTGCTTAACACAATGTCTTCCGTGTGTGACGATGAGCTGACCAACAGCTTCACCCTTCTAAAGCAAATGCGCGCACAACAGGCGAATGCTAATGCTAATCGTGAAAAGGAGAAAAGTGATCTGgttaaaaagcaaaaacgaTTGGAACA cTTACAAATGACTGTTGCCCAATATAAAGAACGCGAAGAGGTTAAGCAAAACCTGCAAGTCTACAGTGCCAAGAAATTGTGGGTTGAGACCCAGGCTGGAGAAACTAAGGCTGCAGAAATGAAAGCTCTAGTGAAAAAGGCCAAAACTCAGAGCGACAAATTAAAGGACCAACACGACAAACTTGTTCAAGCCCAAGAACAAATTCAGACGAAAAAAGTGTCACTCAGAGAGTCCTGCTTGGAAAAG ACACGTTTATTAGAAAAAGCTGTGTCAGAGAAAACGGCTATTGAAAATCAACTGGACTCTCTGAAGCAAGGAattggcgaaaaaaaatatgaattggAG CAAAGCATTCAAAAATCACTAAGAACGGCCACAGAGTGTGATAAATTGAATCAATTggtggaaaataaaatttacgAGCTGGAAACCCTAAATAAGAGCAGGCCTCAGATCGTTTCCGAGCTGGAAAGGACTAAGGAATCGTGCGCGGCGGCGCGCGCTAAAGCAATGGAGCAGTATAACAGACGAAAACAACTGGAGCAAAAACTGAATGATGAAAAGATTCCCGAAATTACTGCGTATAAGCATAAAATAGAGCGGTTGAGAAACGTCAAAATGCAAAAGATTGAG gAAATTAGAGTGAGAAACCCGAATTTGGTTACGGCCATGAACTGGTTGGCACAAAATAAGCAAAGGTACAAACTGACCGTTTATGACCCAATGATACTTGAG CTTACAGTGGAAAACCATGAGGACGCAAAGTACCTGGAAAACGTTGTGTCGCAGCgtgatttatttgcattcgcaTGTGAAGACAAGGAAGATATGTCGGACTTGATCAACGAGTTGTGTGTAAAGCAAAAATTGGGAGTTAACGTTATTTACTGCGCACCAGCGGATAGACTTATGTACTGTCCTAAAGTGCCGATCGGCGATCTGCG CTCTTTCGGATTTCGCTCATATCTCGTAGATCTTGTTACTGGACCAATACCATTAATAAACAAGCTGTGTGCTTCCTACTCAATTCATAATATACCAATTGGCACAGAATCTGTGAGCAATTACACTTCATCCATTCCAAAAACTATCCGAGTTTATTTTGGCG GAAGCAAGAAGTTCGTTGTGACCGCTTCCCGCTATCGATCGGATACAATTCTTACAGAAAGTACTATCCGAGCGAAAAACCAACTTATTACAGTGGATGCGCAACAACTGGCCCTGGTAATGAAACAGTGTTCCGAAGCAGTGAGGGAAAGTGAcagcattaaaaatgcaataacCAAGACCGACAATGAATTTGAACGTTTGCAAACTGTAGCAAAGGATGAGCAAGAGAAAAGACGCAAGCTTGACCAAAAAATAACCCATTTTAATAAccttaaaatggaaattgaaacCCTCAAAAAGAAGCTCAAAGCCCTTCAGAGCAACAATA CGCTAGACTCTCTTAAAACAAATTTCTATAAAAGTTTGCAAATAGACTTGAAAAAAATAGTCGAAACCGAGGCAAAATTGTGTACTTACTTACAATCTGTGGAACGACTTATGATTGAAAAGAAATTGGCCCATGCAAGGGCGTCCGTTTATATGCTGCAACATGAAAGTCAATATGATGCCCTCAGCGAAAGCGAGCAACAGAGTAAAGCAGCAACc AGAGACTTTCAACAACTGCTGCAGGGActagaaaatcaaattagtgATGTGAACAAACGAAAGAGCGATGTGCAGCGTCTGTGCGACGGAGAACTTCCAACCAGTAGCAAATTTCCTTTTAAGAAGGAATTTAGGGAGTTGGAAAGTATAGATTTGCCCGGACTACGAGAGGCAATACATGACTTTCAGGCACGATTGGAGTGCATGAAAAGTGTTAATTCCGAG GCCATAGACAGCTATCAACAACTGCACAACGAAGTCCAACAACTAGAAGAAGGAATTCAAGAGTCTGTTAACCAAGCAAAAAGCATGGAGCAAGAAATGTCCAGTTTATACAACAAATGGGAGCCCAAACTAAATAGCTTGGTAGATACAATTAGTACCAAGTTCAGCGAATTTATGGAGGCCATTGAATACGTGGGAGAAGTTGTGTTATTCAAAACCGATAAA TATGACTTTGACTCGTATGGAATTCAGATAATGGTCCAGTTCAGGAGAGGTCTCCAATTGCAGGCGCTTGATAAGTTTATTCAATCTGGTGGCGAACGCGCTGTGTCTATCGCAATTTACTCATTGTCCTTGCAACATGTCACTCATGTGCCATTCAG ATGTGTTGATGAAATAAATCAAGGAATGGATGCTACAAATGAACGTCACATATTCGATTTACTCCTTAAAGAAGCCACCAAGCACGGCTCGGCTCAGTATTTATTTGTAACACCTAAG TTGCTTCGAGACCTAAACTACAACGAACATCTATGTGTTTCCATTGTTCACAACTCTAAAACTGTTAGCCATGGCATGAAATTCCCAAAAACCTAA
- the LOC120449499 gene encoding growth arrest and DNA damage-inducible proteins-interacting protein 1 has protein sequence MNIGKISVVTRLPALRSCAHYSSAVKVELPASLVGDEDVEPIYPQAVDKSGLQPQHKNVLMNKLPYQEPHSWIHLTEKYQRQSFGRYGAQSNVNPKICFDSHGEKDSRHVMQLETLLKMLEKNQAQKTEELEKINAREEDIAKKMEKLTQWKADLHAKIAKREADAAAAIQRKERLVEEVRRHFGFKVDTRDERFKEMLEQKEKEDKRKQKEAKRKAKEEKMMAKLVGKTSA, from the coding sequence ATGAATATAGGCAAAATAAGCGTGGTAACCAGACTACCTGCCCTCCGCTCGTGCGCGCACTACTCGAGCGCTGTAAAAGTGGAGCTGCCGGCGTCCTTGGTCGGCGACGAGGATGTGGAACCGATCTATCCCCAGGCGGTGGACAAATCCGGCCTGCAACcacaacacaaaaatgtgCTCATGAACAAATTGCCCTACCAGGAGCCTCACTCCTGGATACATCTTACCGAGAAATACCAGAGACAGAGCTTCGGCCGGTACGGTGCCCAGAGCAATGTGAATCCGAAGATTTGCTTCGATTCCCACGGAGAGAAAGACAGCAGGCACGTTATGCAACTAGAAACACTCCTTAAAATGCTGGAGAAGAACCAAGCGCAGAAGACGGAGGAACTGGAAAAGATCAATGCCCGTGAAGAGGACATTGCGAAGAAGATGGAGAAGTTGACACAGTGGAAGGCGGACTTGCACGCGAAGATCGCCAAGCGGGAGGCGGATGCAGCGGCAGCTATACAACGCAAGGAACGCCTAGTGGAGGAGGTACGCCGACACTTTGGATTCAAGGTGGATACACGCGACGAACGCTTCAAAGAAATGCTGGAGCAAAAGGAGAAGGAAGACAAGCGAAAGCAGAAGGAGGCCAAGCGAAAGGCCAAGGAAGAGAAGATGATGGCCAAGCTGGTGGGGAAAACATCAGCGTAA
- the LOC120449773 gene encoding ER membrane protein complex subunit 10 has translation MYSKAKFVLIFLLGVVASSWGFLEHDSWITVELQHSLVANSESFSFRGNVTIPSLNSGLANVEQPALSTVDLDLLKKLALGNEFYRLKATVVYSNGAKAQFITSNKACRLLQAQLNDVLWVSLDPSGYVTGITVSQDTAPATAECTQEDVKKLVETQFSTDVLIRHAELAPVPDTAGFIQKVEREREARERGEVRDNRGFFAKYWMYIVPVVLLVFISGATNQDGAK, from the exons ATGTATTCAAAGGCGAAATTTGTGCTAATTTTCTTGCTGGGTGTGGTGGCCAGCAGCTGG GGATTCTTGGAGCATGACAGCTGGATTACAGTAGAGCTCCAACACTCGCTGGTTGCCAACTCGGAAAGCTTCTCCTTCCGCGGGAATGTGACGATTCCAAGCCTTAACTCTGGACTGGCCAATGTGGAGCAACCAGCTCTGAGCACTGTGGATCTGGACTTGCTTAAG aaactGGCCTTAGGAAACGAGTTCTACCGCTTGAAGGCCACGGTGGTTTATTCAAATGGAGCTAAGGCGCAGTTCATCACTTCCAACAAGGCTTGTCGTCTGCTGCAAGCTCAACTGAATGACGTGCTTTGGGTGTCGCTTGATCCCTCCGGATACGTTACCGGCATCACTGTATCCCAGGACACGGCCCCTGCCACTGCAGAGTGCACCCAAGAAGACGTGAAGAAGCTGGTTGAAACGCAATTCAGCACCGATGTGCTCATTCGCCACGCTGAACTGGCACCCGTGCCGGATACTGCTGGATTCATTCAGAAGGTGGAGCGGGAGCGCGAGGCCAGGGAGCGCGGTGAGGTTCGGGATAACCGCGGCTTCTTCGCCAAATAC TGGATGTACATCGTTCCGGTAGTTTTGCTGGTATTCATTTCGGGAGCCACCAATCAGGACGGTGCGAAATAG
- the LOC120449498 gene encoding uncharacterized protein LOC120449498: MTSIIPPGSIVPQAQGIDAAIPIWLKIDWSPDIEQGIYKDWGTYYCRRRRENLGMYYFDKALRLGPADFTTLYRRSQSKRKNAQAEGALKDSLEAKRLLKMLERSDAPINLEVCDALYELNRLEYAKAELHDNTRVFTGNKTKMFEQRLVVVDENIEDACGPSMTQYISDNEKLIVHLAEVRNKYKPDTRPLWKILKEQEKCDVLSIPEIEEEILSPLEIARRSRAFDVFNQMFIDRSWHDVIFLKHVRKNPNLLLDQCKNTTEYLRTLSTKKYDEIKSFLKILEARSPMYNIRYQKFTNKKLMDKFRQEYLYRVQYQTSRNMISALRSIRYLRKTKSLTKLTSYVEEVMGDYVVKKTNRIMPWKFEFINEVYNILALAYVDQYTIPKNFRYSEKNSLLRLLRFPMDKSKEVKHFVFGDRTTHHSSETVDPAVTNSRLMGNRYENRMNFAKYPIEKSYLLHQMAEIHLKSHRFDECCFSARKSIEEAKQCNSYIWQFLSYLLIIKANAALHKVERTSEALDMALKIANKLKEKHIHNFLSACIHCNEEEFIIKKQSIFANSRRESEKSVYSTLSIRQSH; the protein is encoded by the exons atgacTTCTATTATACCGCCGGGCTCGATCGTTCCGCAGGCGCAGGGCATAGACGCAGCAATACCCATATGGCTAAAGATAGACTGGAGCCCGGATATAGAGCAGGGCATCTACAAGGACTGGGGAACCTATTACTGTCGCCGGCGCAGGGAGAACCTGGGCATGTACTATTTCGATAAAGCCCTTAGGCTCGGACCTGCGGATTTCACGACTCTTTATCGCCGAAGCCAGAGCAAAAGGAAGAATGCCCAGGCAGAGGGGGCACTTAAGGATAGTTTGGAAGCGAAAC GACTATTGAAAATGTTGGAACGCAGTGATGCGCCTATTAATTTGGAGGTTTGCGATGCACTGTATGAACTAAACCGGCTTGAGTATGCCAAAGCCGAGCTCCACGATAATACCCGTGTCTTTACTGGAAACAAGACCAAAATGTTCGAGCAGCGACTGGTGGTG GTTGACGAGAACATTGAAGATGCCTGTGGCCCTTCGATGACTCAGTACATTTCGGATAATGAGAAACTTATAGTGCACTTAGCGGAGGTACGAAACAAGTACAAGCCGGATACCAGGCCGCTTTGGAAAATTCTGAAGGAACAGGAGAAATGCGATGTCCTCAGCATTCCCGAAATCGAA GAAGAAATACTTTCTCCCCTTGAAATTGCCAGACGAAGTCGTGCTTTCGATGTGTTTAACCAGATGTTCATAGATAGGTCTTGGCATGATGTGATATTTCTAAAGCACGTTCGAAA GAATCCGAACCTGCTCTTAGATCAATGTAAAAACACCACTGAGTACTTGCGAACGCTTTCTACAAAGAAATATGACGAGATCAAAAGTTTTCTG AAAATTCTGGAAGCCCGTAGCCCCATGTACAATATCCGGTATCAAAAGTTCACGAACAAGAAGTTAATGGATAAATTTCGCCAGGAATATCTTTATCGAGTTCAGTACCAAACTAGTCGAAATATGATTTCTGCACTGCGTAGTATTCGGTACCTTCGAAAAACCAAGAGTCTAACT AAACTGACCAGTTACGTGGAGGAAGTTATGGGAGATTACGTGGTGAAAAAAACCAACAGGATTATGCCCTGGAAGTTCGAGTTCATAAACGAGGTGTACAATATTTTGGCTTTGGCCTACGTGGATCAGTACACGATTCCGAAGAACTTTCGCTATTCGGAAAAGAACTCATTGCTTCGACTACTTCGCTTTCCTATGGATAAGTCAAAGGAGGTGAAACACTTCGTATTTGGGGATCGCACTACGCATCACAGCTCGGAAACAGTGGATCCGGCCGTGACAAACTCACG TCTTATGGGAAACCGATACGAGAACCGGATGAATTTCGCAAAGTACCCTATCGAGAAGTCCTACCTACTTCACCAAATGGCTGAGATTCATCTTAAATCACATAGGTTCGACGAATGCTGTTTCAGTGCCAGAAAGTCTATTGAAG AGGCAAAACAGTGCAATAGCTACATATGGCAGTTCCTCAGCTACCTACTgataataaaagcaaatgctGCGCTCCACAAAGTCGAGCGTACCAGTGAAGCGCTAGATATGGCGCTCAAAATTGCCAACAAATTGAAAGAAAAGCATATCCATAACTTCTTAAGTGCTTGCATACACTGCAATGAGGAGGAATTCAtcataaaaaaacaaagtatttTTGCGAATAGCCGGCGTGAAAGCGAAAAATCGGTATATAGTACCCTGTCTATCCGCCAAAGCCATTAG